The following are encoded together in the Nocardioides sp. Arc9.136 genome:
- a CDS encoding TauD/TfdA family dioxygenase gives MTSTLDRPTRATSDLPTVRKVGGRIGAVIEGVRLGADLDPEAVATIRAALLAHKVVFFRGQDHLDDAGQLAFAEQLGTLTTAHPTVNTGSAHVLSLNATKGMAANSWHTDVTFVDRVPAISVLRGVTIPPYGGNTVWANTVAAYDALTPPLRALVDGLWAVHTNEYDYVATSEDPEGDSPDRDALDRGQFRATYYETEHPVVRVHPETGERSLVLGHFVKRFVGLNTAESSALFKLLQDRVTRLENTVRWQWQEGDVAMWDNRATQHYAVADFDNHRREVRRVTVVGDVPVSVDGRSSRVVAGSSDAYARIDELIS, from the coding sequence ATGACCAGCACCCTGGACCGCCCCACCCGCGCCACGTCCGACCTCCCCACCGTCCGCAAGGTCGGTGGCCGCATCGGCGCCGTGATCGAGGGGGTCCGCCTCGGCGCGGACCTCGACCCCGAGGCCGTCGCCACCATCCGCGCCGCGCTGCTCGCCCACAAGGTGGTCTTCTTCCGCGGCCAGGACCACCTCGACGACGCCGGGCAGCTGGCCTTCGCCGAGCAGCTGGGCACGCTCACCACGGCCCACCCGACCGTCAACACCGGCAGCGCGCACGTCCTCAGCCTCAACGCGACCAAGGGGATGGCGGCCAACAGCTGGCACACCGACGTCACCTTCGTCGACCGTGTCCCGGCGATCAGCGTGCTGCGCGGCGTCACCATCCCGCCGTACGGCGGCAACACCGTCTGGGCCAACACCGTCGCGGCGTACGACGCCCTCACCCCGCCGCTGCGGGCCCTGGTGGACGGGCTCTGGGCGGTGCACACCAACGAGTACGACTACGTCGCCACCTCCGAGGACCCCGAGGGCGACTCCCCCGACCGCGACGCGCTCGACCGCGGCCAGTTCCGGGCGACGTACTACGAGACCGAGCACCCGGTGGTGCGCGTGCACCCCGAGACCGGCGAGCGCTCGCTCGTCCTGGGGCACTTCGTCAAGCGCTTCGTGGGGCTGAACACCGCCGAGTCCAGCGCGCTGTTCAAGCTCCTCCAGGACCGGGTGACCCGGCTGGAGAACACCGTCCGCTGGCAGTGGCAGGAGGGCGACGTCGCGATGTGGGACAACCGGGCGACCCAGCACTACGCCGTGGCCGACTTCGACAACCACCGCCGCGAGGTACGGCGCGTGACGGTCGTCGGCGACGTGCCGGTCTCGGTCGACGGCCGCTCCAGCCGGGTCGTGGCCGGCAGCTCGGACGCCTACGCCCGGATCGACGAGCTGATCAGCTGA
- a CDS encoding LysR family transcriptional regulator, with translation MLSVHQLTCFLATYEQGSLTRAAEELGYAQPSVSEQIRALEKSLDVQLFRRVGRGVVPTTVADTLRPYAERVLASIVEAERAVQGARSLETGTIRFGMFGTARLYAGAGLVADVLERYPGVRVELIGQNSTDVQEDLRRGRLEAAMIAVAAASSEGMTITPVARDELVYISADPERVASPVTAHRLSQASLVLPETTWRANDSTRIVLRQMLHETGRNPTTRIEVEDVETAVELVGLGLADSVVPRGVVDELLPRLAPRAGWAPLRPRQHDILAIVHRSDATLSPAARLMIELATRRIQAIADPIHPR, from the coding sequence ATGCTTTCTGTGCACCAGCTCACATGCTTCCTCGCGACGTACGAGCAGGGCTCGCTCACTCGTGCCGCGGAGGAGCTCGGGTACGCCCAGCCGTCGGTGTCCGAGCAGATCCGGGCGCTGGAGAAGTCCCTCGACGTGCAGCTGTTCCGCCGGGTCGGGCGCGGCGTCGTCCCGACCACCGTGGCCGACACGCTCCGGCCGTACGCCGAGCGGGTGCTGGCCTCGATCGTCGAGGCCGAGCGGGCGGTGCAGGGCGCCCGCTCGCTGGAGACGGGGACGATCCGGTTCGGCATGTTCGGCACCGCCCGGCTGTACGCCGGCGCCGGGCTCGTCGCGGACGTGCTCGAGCGCTACCCCGGCGTCCGGGTCGAGCTGATCGGCCAGAACTCGACCGACGTGCAGGAGGACCTGCGGCGCGGTCGGCTCGAGGCGGCGATGATCGCCGTGGCGGCCGCCTCGAGCGAGGGCATGACCATCACGCCGGTCGCCCGCGACGAGCTGGTCTACATCTCCGCCGACCCCGAGCGGGTGGCCTCGCCGGTCACCGCCCACCGGCTCTCCCAGGCGTCGCTGGTGCTTCCCGAGACGACCTGGCGGGCGAACGACTCCACGCGGATCGTGCTGCGGCAGATGCTGCACGAGACCGGCCGCAACCCGACCACCCGGATCGAGGTCGAGGACGTCGAGACCGCCGTCGAGCTGGTCGGCCTGGGGCTGGCCGACAGCGTCGTCCCGCGCGGCGTCGTCGACGAGCTGCTCCCGCGCCTCGCACCCCGCGCCGGCTGGGCCCCGCTGCGCCCCCGCCAGCACGACATCCTCGCGATCGTCCACCGCTCCGACGCCACCCTCTCCCCCGCCGCCCGGCTGATGATCGAGCTGGCCACGCGCCGCATCCAGGCGATCGCCGACCCCATCCACCCGAGGTGA
- a CDS encoding DeoR/GlpR family DNA-binding transcription regulator, producing the protein MRVFASERQARVLQELHRRGKVEVTGLSALLGVSEDTVRRDLRTLAEAGHLQKTHGGAVALDPARMPFRTRADVAGAAKTAIATVAARLVEPGQTLFLDAGSSVLALAAALEVRPLQVVTNSLDVAALLEADEQVTLVLAGGRWDPHSRFFAGPTAVATLAAHRADWAFLGACALHPGVGATSVDPLDAEMKQTMAGAALRTVVLADATKHGSVAPHAVLGTDAIDVLVTEEVGDLEPWRLRGVDVLVAGGAG; encoded by the coding sequence GTGCGGGTTTTCGCGAGCGAACGACAGGCGCGCGTGCTGCAGGAGCTGCACCGCCGGGGCAAGGTCGAGGTGACCGGCCTGTCGGCGCTCCTCGGCGTCTCGGAGGACACGGTCCGCCGCGACCTGCGCACCCTCGCGGAGGCCGGCCACCTGCAGAAGACCCACGGCGGGGCGGTAGCCCTGGACCCGGCCCGGATGCCCTTCCGGACGCGTGCCGACGTCGCCGGCGCCGCCAAGACGGCGATCGCGACCGTCGCGGCACGCCTGGTCGAGCCCGGCCAGACACTGTTCCTCGACGCCGGCTCGTCGGTGCTCGCGCTCGCCGCCGCGCTCGAGGTGCGCCCACTGCAGGTGGTCACCAACTCCCTCGACGTCGCGGCGCTGCTCGAGGCCGACGAGCAGGTCACGCTCGTCCTGGCGGGCGGCCGGTGGGACCCCCACTCGCGCTTCTTCGCGGGGCCCACGGCCGTCGCCACGCTCGCCGCGCACCGCGCCGACTGGGCGTTCCTGGGCGCCTGCGCCCTGCACCCCGGGGTGGGAGCCACCTCGGTGGACCCGCTGGACGCCGAGATGAAGCAGACGATGGCAGGAGCTGCTCTCCGCACCGTCGTCCTCGCCGACGCCACCAAGCACGGATCGGTCGCCCCGCACGCCGTCCTGGGCACCGACGCCATCGACGTGCTGGTCACCGAGGAGGTCGGCGACCTCGAACCCTGGCGCCTGCGGGGCGTCGACGTGCTGGTGGCCGGCGGCGCGGGCTGA
- a CDS encoding sugar MFS transporter, producing the protein MSRAPLAPARRSSSARLAVTGLVGFAALGMLASVLGPTLPLLQERHRLDAFGSSLLFAAYAAGSAAGVVGAGWLRTRVAPSSLLTGGAALLALGCLALPVAPTGSLALAGVLVAGIGFGLVDLPLNTVLARSFGEGSGAVLMALSAAFGVSAVLLPFLVGRRPDDLHAPYLVCGATALVLTALTATLRLPHPGATGPAGRRHGHRGAVLLLAAVLLGYVAVESGVAGWETTHLRATTSLSESGSASAVSLFWIGLILGRLGAAPVLLRQPPGRLVITCLVAGAASAAAAAHAPSAVVAYAVTGLLIGPVFPAVIAWHASLVPDGRGITGVFAAGLAGPLVGGPLIGLAVGATSEHAVPWVLAAMALAAAGVAVAVAVTVAARGVAPSTARARASGHAAGA; encoded by the coding sequence GTGTCACGCGCCCCGCTCGCCCCCGCCCGCCGTTCCTCGTCGGCTCGTCTCGCGGTCACGGGCCTGGTGGGGTTCGCCGCCCTCGGCATGCTCGCCAGCGTCCTCGGGCCGACACTGCCGCTGCTGCAGGAGCGTCACCGGCTCGACGCGTTCGGTTCCTCGCTGCTCTTCGCCGCCTACGCCGCGGGCTCCGCGGCCGGTGTGGTGGGCGCCGGCTGGCTGCGCACCAGGGTCGCGCCGTCGTCGCTGCTGACCGGGGGAGCAGCCCTCCTGGCCCTGGGCTGCCTCGCGCTGCCCGTCGCCCCGACGGGCTCGCTCGCCCTCGCCGGCGTCCTGGTGGCCGGCATCGGGTTCGGGCTCGTCGACCTCCCGCTCAACACGGTGCTGGCCCGGTCCTTCGGCGAGGGCAGCGGCGCCGTGCTGATGGCCCTGAGCGCCGCCTTCGGGGTCAGTGCCGTGCTGCTCCCCTTCCTCGTGGGCAGGCGCCCCGACGACCTCCACGCGCCGTACCTGGTCTGCGGCGCCACGGCGCTGGTCCTGACCGCCCTCACCGCCACGCTCCGCCTCCCGCACCCCGGCGCGACCGGCCCGGCGGGGAGGCGGCACGGCCACCGCGGTGCGGTGCTCCTGCTCGCCGCGGTGCTGCTCGGGTACGTCGCGGTCGAGAGCGGCGTGGCCGGCTGGGAGACGACCCACCTCCGTGCGACGACCTCCCTGTCGGAGAGCGGCTCGGCCTCCGCGGTGTCCCTGTTCTGGATCGGGCTCATCCTCGGCCGGCTGGGCGCGGCGCCCGTCCTGCTGCGCCAGCCGCCGGGCCGCCTCGTCATCACCTGCCTGGTCGCCGGTGCCGCCAGCGCGGCCGCGGCGGCGCACGCGCCGTCCGCGGTCGTCGCCTACGCCGTGACCGGCCTGCTCATCGGACCGGTCTTCCCCGCCGTCATCGCGTGGCACGCCTCCCTCGTGCCGGACGGCCGCGGGATCACCGGTGTCTTCGCGGCGGGCTTGGCCGGCCCGCTGGTCGGTGGTCCCCTCATCGGGCTGGCGGTGGGGGCGACGAGCGAGCACGCGGTCCCCTGGGTGCTCGCGGCGATGGCGCTCGCGGCCGCGGGGGTCGCCGTCGCGGTCGCCGTCACGGTCGCGGCGCGGGGCGTCGCGCC